Proteins from a genomic interval of Clostridium scatologenes:
- a CDS encoding CheR family methyltransferase: MNDDISNSILEQANNFIEKKFGIYFSKKMTKNLLRILSNIAKQKNIEIEEYINNMILNRLSQKELEYLITNITIGETYFFRDKKLFDIVRNKILPNIIEKKHFSKTLKIWSAGCATGEEAFSIAIMIKETISNYKNWNVEIIATDINDNFLKKARNGIYGEWSFRGTSESFKREYFDKIDNNEYKIKDSISKMVKFKNLNLVNSTYYLDNEFINDVDIIFCRNVLIYFNKHRAEEIIGRFYKSLLSGGWLIVAPAENMYVSGTSFSAVNFDGAFLYNKNTEVKKWKKIVREKNALENFSMNNKINNYKTSKNNLVRFLKNISEPLDSCKKEANTTVKELKNLCKLLANEGKLQEALECCKKIIYQDKINPENYYLLATIQEEKGNITEAITSLKKTIYLESNFIMAYFNLGNLNLKQQKFKEAFKNFRIALKLLENFNEEDIVPHSEKATAGMLKQVIENINFKGELYGEM; this comes from the coding sequence ATGAATGATGATATTTCAAACAGTATACTGGAACAAGCAAATAATTTTATAGAAAAAAAGTTCGGAATATATTTTAGTAAAAAAATGACTAAGAATCTTTTAAGAATATTATCTAATATTGCCAAACAAAAGAATATTGAAATTGAAGAGTACATTAATAATATGATTTTAAATAGACTTTCTCAAAAGGAACTTGAGTATTTAATAACAAATATAACTATTGGGGAAACTTATTTTTTTAGAGATAAAAAATTATTTGATATAGTTAGAAATAAAATATTGCCTAATATAATTGAAAAAAAACACTTCAGTAAAACTTTAAAAATTTGGAGTGCAGGTTGTGCAACAGGAGAAGAAGCTTTTTCAATAGCTATTATGATTAAAGAAACTATTTCTAATTACAAAAATTGGAATGTTGAAATTATTGCTACAGATATAAATGATAATTTTTTAAAAAAGGCTAGGAATGGAATATATGGTGAATGGTCTTTTAGAGGAACTAGTGAAAGTTTTAAAAGAGAGTATTTTGATAAAATTGATAACAATGAATATAAAATTAAAGATTCAATTTCAAAAATGGTAAAATTTAAAAATTTAAATTTGGTAAACAGTACTTATTATTTGGATAATGAATTTATCAATGATGTGGATATTATATTTTGTAGAAATGTTCTAATATACTTCAATAAACATAGAGCAGAAGAAATAATTGGACGTTTTTATAAATCACTCTTAAGTGGAGGATGGCTAATTGTAGCTCCTGCTGAAAATATGTATGTCAGTGGTACATCTTTTAGTGCTGTAAATTTTGATGGTGCATTTTTATATAATAAAAATACTGAAGTAAAAAAGTGGAAAAAAATTGTTCGTGAAAAAAATGCATTAGAAAATTTTTCGATGAACAATAAAATTAATAATTATAAAACATCAAAAAATAATTTGGTACGATTTTTGAAAAATATTAGTGAACCCTTAGATTCATGTAAAAAAGAAGCAAATACGACTGTTAAAGAGCTTAAGAATTTGTGTAAACTTTTGGCTAATGAAGGAAAACTTCAAGAAGCACTTGAGTGTTGTAAAAAGATTATTTATCAAGATAAAATAAATCCTGAAAATTATTATTTACTTGCAACAATTCAAGAAGAAAAAGGAAATATTACTGAAGCTATAACATCATTAAAAAAGACTATTTATTTAGAATCTAATTTTATTATGGCGTATTTCAATTTAGGAAATTTAAACTTAAAACAGCAAAAGTTTAAAGAAGCTTTTAAAAACTTTCGAATAGCTCTTAAATTACTTGAAAATTTTAATGAAGAAGATATAGTTCCACATTCAGAAAAAGCTACAGCAGGAATGCTTAAACAAGTAATTGAAAATATAAATTTCAAAGGAGAACTATATGGAGAAATGTAA
- a CDS encoding chemotaxis protein CheW codes for MEKCNIDNENNSIEVVGFLLNNDKNKEKYAIEVLYVEEVCFFKSITKLPCTPAFIIGIMNFRGKIISVIDIRNFLEFTSKSIDCKDVKNIIVVKLNDIEFGIAADFILGCTKISMLEIQKDILHIENTKKHYFRGITREKNIILNIKNIILDKEIIIDEENFQ; via the coding sequence ATGGAGAAATGTAATATTGATAATGAAAATAACAGTATAGAAGTAGTCGGTTTTTTGTTAAATAATGACAAAAACAAAGAAAAGTATGCCATTGAGGTTTTATATGTAGAAGAAGTATGTTTTTTCAAAAGTATTACGAAACTTCCATGTACTCCTGCTTTTATTATAGGAATAATGAATTTTAGAGGAAAAATAATATCTGTAATAGACATTAGAAATTTTTTAGAATTTACTTCAAAATCAATAGATTGTAAAGATGTTAAAAATATAATAGTTGTAAAGCTCAATGACATTGAATTTGGAATAGCAGCAGATTTTATTTTAGGATGTACTAAAATTTCCATGTTAGAAATACAAAAGGATATTTTACATATAGAAAATACAAAAAAACACTATTTTAGAGGTATAACAAGAGAAAAAAATATTATTTTAAATATTAAAAATATAATATTAGATAAAGAAATTATTATAGATGAAGAAAATTTTCAATGA
- a CDS encoding methyl-accepting chemotaxis protein, producing MKKINLLNGLRTKLIIYFLIIAMVPSAIIAALSYNNSRKSLKQQAIDELTVLRNEKKHDIEDYFKSGKSRISYMAQEPTVVEAMTKLIQTPINSTDYNNVYNKYNPTFTNFINRMEKGDILLVDCKTGSVLYSTLKEQDYGANLLTDSYKNTNVGRAFQSCKNSNDKNFTTITDYEFYAPSSNKPIACIAAPIFNGDEKVGVLIFKLGPERIDEIISNNNNWKDMNLGKTGEILLIGSDYKLRNNTRFLNNETDEKIKVAKSTILLKEIKTKVAEDVLAGKTNVDTYFDYNNNKCIIAYTPLNIDGLRWGISVKIDENEAFSPINKLQNLMFIVLIAAALAIIAISFAIASNIACPMIKMSKVARRISEGDLTVKMPEEKRSDEIGILINSFSNMLEQLRKQTKEITNVVNVIAASVSEITVSLTQVTSGAAQTSSAVSETTATVEEVKQTVHVSSEKTKSVSNTAKQSVQISGAGVKATEETIDGMNEINSQMQKIAESILALSEQSQNISDIIESVENISEQSNILAVNASIEAAKAGEQGKGFSIVAQEIRNLADQSKQGIRHVRNILKDIQKATNTAVMTTEKGIKLVEIGMNKASEAGNAIEKLMDNITISAQSAVQIEASSQQQLIGMDQVAIAMEGINEASIQNVDSMKQLEEATNNLQEMGERLKELIKQYNV from the coding sequence ATGAAAAAAATCAATTTACTTAATGGTTTGAGGACAAAACTTATTATATATTTTCTAATAATAGCAATGGTGCCATCAGCTATTATAGCAGCACTTAGCTACAATAATTCAAGAAAATCCCTTAAGCAGCAAGCTATTGATGAACTTACTGTTTTGAGAAATGAAAAGAAACATGATATAGAAGATTATTTTAAGTCTGGTAAAAGTAGAATTTCATATATGGCCCAGGAACCAACAGTTGTAGAAGCTATGACAAAGCTTATTCAGACCCCTATTAATAGTACTGATTATAATAATGTATACAATAAATACAATCCTACATTTACTAATTTTATAAATAGAATGGAAAAGGGAGACATACTGTTAGTAGATTGTAAGACAGGAAGTGTTTTGTATTCAACTTTAAAAGAGCAGGATTATGGGGCTAATCTTTTAACAGATTCATACAAAAACACTAATGTAGGCAGAGCATTTCAAAGCTGTAAAAATAGTAATGATAAAAATTTTACAACAATCACTGATTATGAATTTTATGCACCTTCCAGTAATAAACCTATTGCATGTATAGCAGCGCCTATATTCAATGGAGATGAAAAAGTTGGAGTCCTTATTTTTAAGTTAGGACCAGAAAGAATAGATGAAATTATATCCAACAATAACAATTGGAAGGATATGAATCTTGGAAAAACTGGAGAAATACTTTTAATTGGAAGTGACTATAAGCTTAGAAATAACACGCGATTTTTAAATAATGAAACAGATGAAAAAATAAAAGTAGCAAAATCTACTATACTTTTAAAGGAAATAAAAACTAAAGTTGCAGAAGATGTACTAGCCGGTAAAACTAATGTCGATACATACTTTGACTATAATAACAATAAATGCATTATTGCTTATACTCCTTTAAATATTGATGGATTGAGGTGGGGAATATCAGTTAAAATAGATGAAAATGAAGCATTTAGTCCAATAAATAAGCTGCAAAATTTAATGTTTATTGTTTTAATAGCTGCAGCTTTAGCTATAATAGCTATTTCTTTTGCTATAGCATCAAATATTGCATGCCCAATGATAAAAATGTCAAAGGTTGCACGTAGGATTTCAGAAGGAGATTTAACAGTTAAAATGCCTGAAGAAAAACGTTCAGATGAAATAGGAATTTTAATAAACTCATTTTCTAATATGCTTGAACAGCTTAGAAAACAGACAAAGGAAATTACTAATGTGGTGAATGTTATAGCAGCTTCTGTAAGTGAAATTACAGTTTCACTTACTCAAGTGACTTCAGGAGCAGCTCAAACATCTTCTGCAGTTAGTGAAACTACAGCAACAGTAGAAGAAGTAAAACAAACTGTACATGTATCTAGTGAAAAAACAAAAAGTGTTTCAAATACTGCAAAACAATCTGTACAAATATCAGGAGCAGGTGTGAAAGCAACAGAAGAAACTATAGATGGAATGAACGAGATAAATAGTCAAATGCAAAAAATTGCAGAAAGTATATTGGCTTTGAGTGAACAAAGTCAGAATATTAGCGATATCATAGAGAGTGTAGAAAACATTTCAGAGCAGTCCAATATTCTTGCAGTAAATGCTTCAATAGAAGCAGCTAAAGCAGGTGAACAAGGAAAAGGTTTTTCTATAGTAGCACAGGAAATTAGAAATTTAGCAGATCAATCAAAACAAGGAATCAGACATGTAAGAAATATATTAAAAGATATTCAAAAGGCTACCAATACAGCTGTAATGACTACAGAAAAAGGAATAAAACTTGTGGAAATAGGAATGAATAAGGCATCTGAAGCAGGAAATGCTATAGAAAAACTAATGGATAATATAACTATTTCTGCTCAATCAGCGGTGCAGATAGAAGCTTCAAGTCAACAGCAGTTGATTGGAATGGATCAAGTTGCTATAGCAATGGAGGGAATAAATGAAGCAAGTATTCAAAATGTGGATAGCATGAAACAGTTAGAAGAAGCAACCAACAATCTTCAAGAAATGGGAGAAAGACTTAAAGAACTAATTAAACAATATAATGTTTGA
- a CDS encoding hybrid sensor histidine kinase/response regulator yields the protein MNTNDDEFLKKLISTFKIEAHDHLKNISLSLIELEKYQGDGKKSIVETIHREFHSLKGAARAVNIEEIETICHKIESIFSDIKKEKLFLNEEMFDVFNESVDIMEEIISFPNDNRDISKIIRKIDNVVVVKNSKKKLIEVNNVVAKKTLEIKKLQPLAKSKIDVNLREEYDKKQESVKVSTDKLPDVIRVSKDKLDSLLIQGEEMLYIKLSSNETVKEAKAIKELLDLWKKEKDYNYIKMIENSINSLIKSSENDESTIETMMNKFMEDIKDIMLLPFSYILEMFPKMVRDLSKKMDKKIKFISEGTKVEIDRRILEEIKDPFMHIIRNCVDHGIEKPEERKKLGKNPEGTIKLIITQISGDKVKIQISDDGSGINIDKVKEKAAKNHILAQSEIKNIDDESAKTLIFKSGISTSDIITDISGRGLGLAIVHEKIQNLDGTISIETEADKGTAFNIILPITISTNRGIIVKVSNQEFVVPTDKVEKVIRIKSDEIELIENRAVVVWQEYIIPIFDLKDILQISDSNIEKSSSDIVSILIINFMEQRMALKVDEIVVEQEVLVKRFNKPLKRVKNISGATILGSGRVVPILNVQDLIKSSFKHEDNYFKVNSVSEEKVVEKKSIIVVDDSITSRTLLKNILENYGYQVKTAVDGLQGWRLMKNEKFDLVVTDIEMPVMNGFELTKKIRDDSKISDIPVVLVTSLESKEDKERGIDVGASAYIVKSDFRQSSLLDTIKRLI from the coding sequence ATGAATACAAATGATGATGAATTTTTAAAAAAACTTATTTCTACATTTAAAATAGAGGCTCATGATCATTTAAAAAATATTTCATTATCTCTTATAGAATTGGAAAAATACCAAGGTGATGGAAAAAAATCAATTGTTGAAACTATACATAGGGAATTTCATAGTTTAAAGGGAGCAGCAAGAGCAGTCAATATTGAGGAAATTGAAACTATCTGCCATAAAATTGAAAGCATATTTTCTGACATAAAAAAAGAAAAGCTGTTTTTAAATGAAGAAATGTTTGATGTATTTAATGAGTCAGTTGATATTATGGAAGAAATAATTTCTTTTCCTAATGATAATAGAGATATTTCTAAGATAATTAGAAAAATAGATAATGTAGTAGTGGTAAAAAATTCAAAAAAGAAATTGATTGAAGTAAATAACGTAGTAGCAAAAAAAACTCTGGAGATAAAGAAATTGCAGCCGCTTGCTAAGTCGAAAATAGATGTGAATTTAAGAGAAGAATATGATAAAAAGCAGGAATCTGTAAAAGTTTCTACAGACAAGTTGCCTGATGTTATTAGAGTTTCTAAAGATAAGTTAGATTCTTTATTAATTCAAGGAGAAGAAATGCTGTATATAAAGCTTTCTTCTAATGAAACTGTAAAAGAAGCTAAAGCTATTAAGGAATTATTAGATTTGTGGAAAAAGGAAAAAGATTATAATTATATTAAAATGATAGAGAATAGCATAAATAGCTTAATAAAGTCATCTGAAAATGATGAAAGTACTATAGAAACTATGATGAATAAGTTTATGGAAGATATAAAAGATATAATGTTATTGCCATTTTCTTATATACTTGAAATGTTTCCTAAAATGGTAAGAGATTTATCTAAAAAAATGGATAAAAAAATAAAATTTATAAGTGAAGGAACAAAAGTAGAAATTGATAGACGTATTTTGGAGGAAATTAAGGACCCATTTATGCATATAATTAGAAATTGTGTAGATCATGGTATAGAAAAACCAGAAGAAAGGAAAAAGTTAGGAAAAAATCCTGAAGGAACTATAAAGTTAATTATCACACAAATAAGCGGTGATAAAGTCAAAATTCAAATTTCAGATGATGGTTCAGGAATTAATATTGATAAAGTTAAAGAAAAGGCTGCTAAAAATCATATATTGGCACAATCAGAAATTAAAAATATTGATGATGAAAGTGCAAAAACATTGATCTTTAAATCAGGAATTTCTACAAGTGATATAATTACAGATATATCAGGCAGGGGATTGGGACTTGCTATTGTACATGAAAAAATACAAAACCTTGATGGTACTATAAGTATAGAAACTGAAGCCGATAAGGGAACTGCTTTTAATATAATACTTCCTATAACTATTTCTACCAATAGAGGAATAATTGTGAAGGTATCAAATCAGGAATTTGTAGTACCGACAGATAAAGTGGAAAAAGTTATTAGAATCAAAAGCGATGAAATTGAATTAATAGAAAATAGAGCTGTGGTAGTATGGCAAGAATATATTATTCCTATTTTTGACCTTAAGGATATATTACAAATATCAGATAGTAATATAGAAAAAAGTTCTAGTGATATTGTATCAATTTTAATAATTAATTTCATGGAACAAAGAATGGCTTTAAAAGTTGATGAAATAGTAGTGGAACAGGAAGTACTTGTAAAAAGGTTTAATAAGCCGCTAAAAAGGGTTAAAAATATTTCAGGAGCAACCATTTTAGGTTCTGGCAGGGTAGTTCCTATATTAAATGTTCAAGATTTAATAAAATCTTCTTTTAAACATGAAGATAACTATTTTAAAGTTAACTCAGTTAGTGAAGAAAAAGTAGTAGAAAAGAAGTCCATCATTGTTGTAGATGATTCAATTACATCTAGGACACTTTTAAAAAATATTTTAGAAAATTATGGGTATCAAGTAAAAACAGCAGTAGATGGTCTTCAGGGATGGAGGCTTATGAAAAATGAAAAGTTTGATTTAGTAGTAACAGATATAGAAATGCCTGTAATGAATGGGTTTGAGTTAACTAAAAAGATTAGGGATGATAGTAAGATTTCAGATATACCTGTTGTGTTAGTAACTTCATTGGAATCAAAGGAGGATAAGGAAAGAGGAATAGATGTTGGAGCTAGTGCTTATATTGTAAAAAGTGATTTTAGGCAAAGCAGTTTATTGGATACTATAAAAAGATTAATATAA
- the cheB gene encoding chemotaxis-specific protein-glutamate methyltransferase CheB translates to MIKVLVVDDSLIVQQMIVDILNSDKDIKVIGVANSGESAIKFMHKNKPDIVTMDIIMPGIGGFEAIKMIMETNPVPIIVISGLSDNENMNKTFEAMESGAVSVIEKPLEIKSNDFEKISENIIKTVKLMSEIKVVKRKANYNKMKPNISSKFNNSFTNIKLVVIGVSTGGPPVLQTIFSKLPENIKVPILVVQHIVPGFINGLIDWLSKSTKYPIHIAKQEEKVLPGHIYFAPDGFHMEIRPNNKVFLSNEEKENGLKPSVSHLFRSAADYYGKEVMGILLTGMGRDGAKELKLLKDKGALTVVQDKESSVVYGMPGEAVKLGAETYILSPEKIVELFKRY, encoded by the coding sequence ATGATTAAAGTGCTTGTAGTAGATGATTCTCTTATTGTTCAACAAATGATAGTTGATATACTAAATTCTGATAAAGATATAAAAGTAATAGGTGTAGCTAATAGTGGTGAAAGTGCAATTAAATTTATGCATAAAAATAAACCTGATATTGTAACTATGGATATAATCATGCCTGGAATTGGTGGCTTTGAGGCAATCAAGATGATAATGGAAACAAATCCTGTACCTATTATAGTAATAAGTGGATTATCTGATAATGAAAATATGAATAAAACTTTTGAGGCTATGGAATCAGGAGCTGTTTCCGTAATAGAAAAGCCTTTAGAAATAAAAAGTAATGATTTTGAAAAAATATCAGAAAATATTATTAAAACAGTTAAATTAATGTCGGAAATAAAGGTAGTAAAGCGCAAGGCAAATTACAATAAAATGAAACCTAATATTTCTAGTAAATTTAATAATTCTTTTACAAATATAAAGTTAGTAGTTATAGGTGTGTCTACAGGAGGACCTCCTGTACTTCAAACAATATTTTCAAAATTGCCTGAAAATATTAAAGTTCCTATACTTGTTGTACAACATATAGTGCCTGGTTTTATAAATGGCCTTATAGATTGGCTTTCAAAGTCTACAAAATATCCCATACATATAGCTAAACAAGAAGAAAAGGTATTGCCAGGGCATATTTATTTTGCACCAGATGGATTTCATATGGAAATTAGACCAAATAATAAAGTTTTTTTAAGCAATGAAGAGAAGGAAAATGGATTGAAACCTTCAGTATCTCATTTGTTTAGATCTGCGGCTGACTACTATGGCAAAGAGGTTATGGGAATTCTTTTAACAGGTATGGGTAGAGATGGTGCTAAAGAACTAAAATTATTAAAAGATAAAGGGGCGCTTACTGTGGTTCAGGATAAAGAGAGTTCTGTAGTTTACGGTATGCCAGGAGAGGCTGTAAAACTTGGTGCTGAAACATATATTCTTTCGCCTGAAAAGATTGTAGAATTGTTCAAAAGATACTAG
- a CDS encoding diguanylate cyclase domain-containing protein, whose protein sequence is MNRNVEILVVEDSLTQAEQLRLILEKENYKVKIAKNGIEALELIDESIPDLIVTDILMPKMDGYELCQKIKSDDKLKNIPVILLTSLADPIDVIRGLKVRADNFITKPYKEEFLISRIQHMLINIELRKNRLSEMGIEVFFEGEKYFINSERIQIIDLLLSTFENAVQKTKELEDTNMKLRKAFKTIRKLEKNYKAILESSKDALLVINYNKEILYSNPASQKLFGENYKMAILDILNFDEIEDSSTELTISYPDGSEIIVSMRISETDWEGNEAYLLSIRDVTEEACLREQLKIQSLTDELTKLYNRRGFLSLIEHKIKLAKLSKKGMILFFVDIDDMKSINDNLSHNYGDRAIIGASNILKDTFSENDIVARVGGDEFAVLAVDVYESDIKKFMDKLLEKQELFNEKNEYCFSISMSVGATYFNPEDSVNVSELIEEADKQMYEHKKNKHIR, encoded by the coding sequence ATGAATAGAAATGTAGAAATTTTAGTTGTTGAGGATAGTTTAACACAAGCAGAACAGCTTAGACTTATTCTTGAAAAAGAAAATTATAAAGTGAAAATTGCAAAAAATGGTATTGAAGCTTTAGAACTTATAGATGAATCTATACCTGATTTAATAGTAACTGATATTCTTATGCCTAAAATGGATGGATATGAATTATGTCAAAAAATAAAATCAGATGATAAACTAAAGAATATTCCAGTGATTTTACTTACATCGCTTGCAGATCCTATTGATGTTATAAGAGGGCTTAAGGTTAGAGCGGATAATTTTATAACAAAGCCATATAAAGAAGAATTTCTTATTTCAAGAATTCAACATATGTTAATTAATATAGAACTGAGAAAAAATAGATTAAGTGAAATGGGTATTGAAGTATTTTTTGAAGGAGAAAAATATTTTATTAATTCTGAGAGAATACAGATAATAGACCTTCTTCTTTCTACTTTTGAAAATGCTGTACAAAAGACTAAAGAACTTGAGGATACAAATATGAAACTAAGAAAAGCTTTTAAAACTATAAGAAAGCTTGAAAAGAATTATAAAGCAATTCTTGAAAGTAGTAAAGATGCTTTATTAGTAATTAACTATAATAAAGAAATACTTTACTCAAATCCTGCATCACAAAAACTATTTGGTGAAAATTATAAAATGGCAATACTGGATATTTTAAATTTTGATGAAATAGAAGACAGCAGCACAGAACTTACGATAAGCTATCCAGATGGAAGTGAAATTATTGTAAGCATGCGTATTTCAGAAACAGATTGGGAAGGTAACGAAGCATATCTTTTGTCTATTAGAGATGTAACTGAAGAAGCATGTTTGCGTGAACAATTAAAAATTCAATCTCTCACAGATGAACTTACAAAATTATACAATAGAAGAGGCTTCTTAAGTTTAATTGAACACAAAATTAAACTTGCAAAACTTAGTAAAAAAGGTATGATACTGTTTTTTGTTGATATTGATGATATGAAAAGTATTAATGACAATTTATCTCATAATTATGGTGATCGTGCAATAATTGGTGCTTCAAATATTTTAAAAGATACTTTTAGTGAAAATGATATTGTGGCAAGGGTAGGAGGAGATGAATTTGCGGTTTTAGCTGTAGATGTATATGAAAGTGATATTAAAAAATTTATGGACAAACTCTTAGAAAAACAGGAGCTTTTTAATGAAAAAAATGAATATTGTTTTAGCATATCTATGAGTGTAGGTGCTACTTATTTTAATCCCGAAGATTCAGTAAATGTTAGTGAATTAATAGAAGAAGCTGATAAGCAAATGTATGAACATAAAAAAAACAAGCATATACGATGA